A region from the Bdellovibrio bacteriovorus genome encodes:
- the nuoF gene encoding NADH-quinone oxidoreductase subunit NuoF, which yields MAETKLLTEFYHLPEYQTLAGYKAKGGYETLPKALKMQPQQIIDEVKASGLRGRGGAGFPTGMKWGFLPKNGEPRYLLCNADEGEPGTFKDRMMMERAPHQLIEGMIISGFAVGSNKGYIYVRGEYVYPIECLNKAIKEAYAAGLLGKNILGSGFDFDLDVYRGAGAYICGEETGMISSLEGLKGQPKLKPPFPAVQGYLRKPTIVNNVETLAAVTYIVRDGAQTYRKHGTEKSAGTKLFSLSGNVMTPGNYEVPLGYPLMDLLMKEGGGMKPGRKLKAVIPGGSSAPVLTAEEVAKANLDYESLAGLGTMLGSGAVIVIDDSQCMVDMLGVLTHFYAHESCGQCTPCREGTGWLNKILHSILEGRGRLQDIDLLIKVADNMKGKTICALSDAAALPVLSFVTKFRDEFEFYVREGRSKVKGTTYAEMHH from the coding sequence ATGGCTGAAACAAAATTACTGACGGAATTCTATCACTTGCCAGAGTATCAAACTTTGGCTGGTTACAAAGCTAAAGGCGGTTACGAAACTTTGCCAAAAGCTTTGAAAATGCAACCTCAGCAAATCATCGACGAAGTGAAAGCTTCGGGTCTTCGTGGTCGTGGTGGTGCAGGTTTCCCAACAGGTATGAAATGGGGCTTCCTTCCTAAAAATGGAGAACCTCGTTACCTTCTTTGCAACGCCGATGAAGGGGAGCCTGGTACATTTAAAGACCGTATGATGATGGAGCGTGCTCCACATCAATTGATCGAAGGCATGATTATCTCTGGCTTCGCGGTGGGTTCTAATAAAGGTTATATCTACGTTCGTGGTGAATACGTTTACCCGATCGAATGCTTAAATAAAGCGATCAAAGAAGCTTATGCAGCGGGCCTTCTTGGTAAAAACATCTTGGGTTCTGGTTTCGACTTTGACCTTGATGTGTACCGTGGTGCCGGCGCTTATATCTGCGGTGAAGAGACAGGCATGATCTCTTCTTTGGAAGGCTTGAAAGGCCAACCAAAATTGAAGCCTCCATTCCCAGCGGTTCAAGGTTACTTGCGTAAACCAACAATCGTGAACAACGTGGAAACTTTGGCGGCCGTGACTTACATCGTTCGCGATGGCGCACAAACTTACCGCAAACATGGAACAGAAAAATCTGCGGGAACAAAATTGTTCTCTCTTTCTGGAAACGTGATGACTCCAGGGAACTACGAAGTTCCATTGGGCTATCCTTTGATGGATTTGCTTATGAAAGAGGGCGGAGGCATGAAACCAGGCCGCAAATTAAAAGCGGTTATTCCTGGTGGATCTTCAGCTCCTGTTTTAACAGCAGAAGAAGTGGCGAAAGCAAATCTAGATTACGAATCATTGGCGGGCCTTGGAACCATGCTTGGTTCTGGTGCGGTGATCGTGATCGACGACTCTCAATGTATGGTGGATATGTTGGGTGTTTTGACTCACTTCTATGCGCATGAGTCTTGTGGTCAATGTACACCTTGCCGTGAAGGTACAGGTTGGTTGAACAAGATTCTTCACTCGATCTTGGAAGGTCGCGGTCGTTTGCAAGACATCGACTTGTTGATCAAAGTTGCTGACAACATGAAAGGGAAAACAATCTGTGCCCTTTCCGATGCAGCGGCTCTTCCGGTTTTGAGCTTTGTGACTAAGTTTAGAGATGAATTTGAATTCTATGTCCGCGAAGGACGTTCGAAAGTAAAAGGAACGACATATGCCGAAATGCACCATTAA
- a CDS encoding NuoI/complex I 23 kDa subunit family protein has product MSVMQNNSEKAKWYLPGVLGGLGITMKHLLVNLLNRKKMMTLNYPEEKYEYSPRFKGNHVLTVKKDGSLRCTACMLCATNCPAECIKIVAAEHNDPHVEKFPISYEIDILRCVFCGYCEEACPVDAIRLGPEWQTPGVNGANFIYDINHLAYRPNLKGGIQTHVDDEERLKSGI; this is encoded by the coding sequence ATGAGCGTAATGCAAAATAACTCTGAAAAAGCAAAGTGGTACTTGCCAGGGGTCCTGGGTGGCCTGGGCATCACCATGAAGCACTTGTTGGTGAACCTTCTTAACCGCAAGAAAATGATGACGTTGAACTACCCAGAGGAAAAGTATGAATACTCTCCTCGCTTTAAAGGGAATCACGTTCTGACAGTGAAAAAAGACGGTTCACTTCGTTGCACAGCTTGTATGTTGTGTGCGACGAACTGTCCTGCGGAATGTATCAAAATCGTAGCGGCGGAACACAACGACCCTCACGTCGAAAAATTCCCGATCAGCTACGAAATCGACATTCTTCGCTGCGTATTCTGCGGTTACTGTGAAGAAGCATGTCCCGTGGACGCCATCCGTTTGGGCCCTGAGTGGCAAACTCCAGGCGTGAACGGTGCCAACTTCATCTACGACATCAACCACCTGGCTTACCGTCCAAATCTTAAGGGCGGCATCCAAACCCACGTCGACGACGAAGAACGCCTAAAATCAGGCATCTAA
- a CDS encoding 2Fe-2S iron-sulfur cluster-binding protein produces MPKCTINGKEVEVKEGTSIIEAMQQSGDRIAHYCWHPGLSVAGVCRLCMVEIEGNPRVQIACNTMVTEGMKINNTSEKVRDAVKWGLDFHLINHPLDCPICDQAGECGLQDQYMEYGKYDPEMAEAKVKKHKVVDLGPTVVLDSERCILCSRCVRFTEEVSKTNELGIFNRGDRSEIGTHEGVELNNKYSLNTVDICPVGALTSKDFRFRQRVWYLKDAETVCNGCSNGCNVKVYFNKEGFFRVKPVYNEKVNGYWMCDEGRDIYKFVNKETRLLKAQVRNASGWTEMAGGAAAKNAHEVLKNTSGDSLALVLTAQYTVEEFDAIVSTFVNEFKTKKVFFWINNKETFDSFDGLLLRGDKNPNTKGLLKVLEKHGITATWADLTQGLGNGSIKTVVVAGPENQAVFPDLQERVKELSKAQNLIWLQAGKDDALMSLTGNVWLIPTKTFVEKDGTFINHAGLEQKFKKVTTIVSEALTLTEAALLLAGKNLTIPTATAQPFMPMNQREDQVTLEARKKNEFVFRRGSL; encoded by the coding sequence ATGCCGAAATGCACCATTAATGGCAAAGAAGTCGAAGTAAAAGAAGGCACGTCGATTATCGAAGCCATGCAACAGTCTGGCGATCGTATCGCACACTACTGCTGGCACCCAGGTTTGAGTGTCGCGGGTGTATGTCGTCTTTGTATGGTGGAGATCGAAGGAAATCCACGTGTACAAATCGCATGTAACACAATGGTTACGGAAGGCATGAAGATCAACAACACGTCTGAAAAAGTACGTGATGCTGTAAAGTGGGGCTTGGACTTCCACTTGATCAACCATCCGTTGGATTGCCCTATCTGTGACCAAGCGGGTGAGTGCGGTCTTCAAGACCAATACATGGAGTACGGTAAGTACGATCCAGAAATGGCTGAAGCCAAAGTAAAAAAACACAAAGTGGTCGATCTAGGTCCGACAGTGGTTTTGGACTCTGAAAGATGTATCTTGTGCTCTCGCTGCGTTCGTTTCACTGAAGAAGTTTCTAAGACGAATGAGTTGGGTATCTTCAACCGTGGTGACCGTTCTGAAATCGGAACTCACGAAGGTGTTGAGCTTAACAATAAATACTCTTTGAATACTGTCGACATCTGCCCGGTCGGTGCATTGACGTCGAAAGATTTCCGTTTCCGTCAGCGCGTATGGTATCTCAAAGACGCGGAAACAGTCTGCAACGGTTGTTCAAACGGTTGTAACGTAAAAGTGTACTTCAACAAGGAAGGTTTCTTCCGCGTGAAGCCTGTTTACAATGAAAAAGTGAACGGTTACTGGATGTGTGACGAAGGTCGCGACATCTATAAATTCGTGAACAAAGAAACTCGCTTGTTGAAAGCGCAAGTTCGCAATGCTTCTGGCTGGACAGAAATGGCTGGCGGAGCGGCGGCGAAGAATGCTCATGAAGTTTTGAAAAACACTTCGGGCGATTCTTTGGCTCTTGTTTTGACGGCTCAATACACAGTGGAAGAGTTTGATGCGATTGTGTCTACATTCGTAAACGAATTCAAAACTAAGAAAGTCTTCTTCTGGATTAATAACAAAGAAACTTTCGACAGCTTTGACGGCCTTCTTCTTCGTGGTGATAAAAACCCGAATACAAAAGGTCTTCTGAAAGTTTTGGAAAAACACGGTATCACAGCAACTTGGGCGGATTTGACTCAAGGACTTGGTAACGGTTCGATCAAAACTGTGGTTGTTGCGGGTCCTGAAAACCAAGCCGTTTTCCCTGATCTTCAAGAGCGCGTGAAAGAGCTTTCAAAAGCTCAAAACTTGATCTGGTTGCAAGCAGGTAAAGACGATGCGTTGATGTCTTTGACTGGCAACGTATGGTTGATCCCAACAAAAACTTTCGTGGAAAAAGATGGCACGTTCATCAACCACGCAGGTCTTGAACAGAAGTTCAAAAAAGTAACGACGATTGTTTCTGAAGCACTGACTTTGACGGAAGCGGCGTTGTTGTTGGCAGGTAAAAACCTGACAATCCCAACAGCGACAGCTCAACCTTTCATGCCGATGAATCAGCGTGAAGACCAAGTGACTTTGGAAGCTCGTAAGAAGAACGAGTTTGTATTTAGAAGAGGCAGCCTATGA
- a CDS encoding complex I 24 kDa subunit family protein, producing MFQLSEQGLAEVKKELNRYEAKDSAIIPSLYIAQKENNGFVTAEMITYLSKVMDIPEARINEVFKFYTMFNQKPVGKYHVQVCTNISCALEGGREMASHICHELGVKYGEVTSDGRFTVSKVECLGSCGTAPMMQVNDTYHEKLTPESAMNLLRGMK from the coding sequence ATGTTTCAACTAAGTGAACAAGGTTTGGCGGAAGTAAAAAAAGAATTGAATCGCTATGAAGCGAAAGATTCTGCGATCATCCCAAGCCTTTACATCGCACAAAAAGAAAACAACGGTTTCGTCACTGCGGAAATGATCACGTATCTTTCTAAAGTGATGGACATCCCTGAAGCACGTATTAACGAAGTTTTTAAGTTTTATACGATGTTCAATCAAAAGCCGGTGGGTAAATACCATGTGCAAGTATGCACGAATATTTCCTGCGCTCTTGAAGGTGGTCGCGAGATGGCTAGCCACATCTGCCACGAGTTGGGTGTGAAATACGGCGAAGTCACTTCAGATGGCCGTTTCACAGTCAGCAAAGTGGAGTGCTTGGGTTCCTGCGGAACGGCTCCAATGATGCAAGTAAACGACACGTATCATGAGAAACTCACTCCGGAATCAGCAATGAATCTGCTACGAGGAATGAAATAA
- a CDS encoding TerC family protein, with the protein MTQTLLFPFAEYWWFYAGFIAFVLAMLALDLGVFHKHSHTVGFKEATIWSIVWVSLALLFNAGLYYYALNKFPDPTTAKDVALQFLTGYVIEKSLSIDNIFVFVVVFGFFGVPPKYQHRVLFYGILGALIFRAIFIALGSVLMQYQAVVMIFGVFLIITGLKMMIQPEKEIDPTQNWLIKFMRKYVRVHERMHEDHFFIVENGIRHATPLFVALIFLEATDIIFAVDSVPAIFAITNEPLLVFTSNIFAILGLRSLYFLLAGVVDKFHLLKYGLAAVLIFVGLKMVWLNKLFDGHFPILWSLAIIAFFIGGSVALSLLIKPKNK; encoded by the coding sequence GTGACGCAGACTCTATTGTTTCCTTTTGCAGAATATTGGTGGTTTTATGCTGGATTTATCGCTTTCGTTTTGGCGATGCTTGCGTTGGACCTGGGTGTCTTTCATAAACATTCGCACACTGTCGGCTTTAAAGAAGCCACGATTTGGTCGATTGTTTGGGTCAGCTTGGCTTTGCTGTTTAACGCTGGACTCTATTACTACGCCCTAAATAAGTTTCCTGACCCGACCACAGCTAAAGACGTTGCCCTGCAATTCCTTACCGGATACGTCATCGAAAAATCTTTATCTATAGATAACATATTTGTCTTCGTCGTCGTCTTCGGATTCTTCGGCGTTCCGCCGAAATACCAGCATCGTGTTTTATTTTACGGTATCTTGGGTGCCTTGATCTTCCGTGCCATCTTCATCGCTCTAGGCTCTGTGCTGATGCAGTACCAAGCGGTCGTGATGATCTTCGGTGTGTTCTTAATCATCACGGGTCTAAAGATGATGATTCAGCCCGAAAAAGAAATCGATCCCACTCAAAACTGGTTGATCAAGTTCATGCGAAAATACGTGCGCGTTCACGAACGTATGCATGAAGATCATTTCTTCATTGTTGAAAATGGGATTCGTCATGCGACTCCGTTGTTCGTTGCTTTGATCTTCCTTGAAGCTACGGACATTATTTTCGCTGTGGACTCGGTGCCGGCGATCTTTGCGATCACGAATGAACCTTTGTTAGTTTTCACTTCGAATATCTTTGCGATTCTTGGCCTGCGCTCTTTGTACTTCTTGCTTGCCGGTGTCGTCGACAAGTTCCACTTACTGAAGTATGGTCTAGCTGCCGTTCTTATTTTCGTGGGCTTAAAGATGGTGTGGTTGAACAAGCTGTTCGATGGCCACTTCCCTATTCTGTGGTCTCTCGCTATCATCGCCTTCTTTATTGGCGGCTCGGTCGCCCTTTCTTTGCTAATTAAGCCAAAGAATAAATGA
- the thpR gene encoding RNA 2',3'-cyclic phosphodiesterase has translation MNRRLFFALNATDPLSESFLPTYKKLKINADRREINVKWVPVDNFHITVSFLGEQPEENIPALMDALKEVCTLFTPFDLKIEDMGAFSNEHDARVLWLGVQKKRYLGEFKYALDDLLLERGLIQHPDAREFKPHLTFGRLRNPRSVKDMISPFKRKSFGKIHVNEIVLYESKLQGVFPVYTPILRCPLTGEEKLVEEEAFPIIAP, from the coding sequence ATGAATAGAAGACTGTTCTTCGCTCTTAATGCCACGGATCCTCTTTCCGAATCCTTCCTACCCACTTACAAAAAATTGAAAATCAATGCCGATCGGCGAGAAATCAATGTGAAGTGGGTTCCTGTTGATAACTTCCACATCACCGTCAGTTTTTTGGGCGAACAGCCTGAAGAAAACATTCCGGCCTTGATGGATGCTTTAAAGGAAGTTTGCACACTCTTCACCCCTTTTGACTTAAAAATCGAAGATATGGGTGCTTTTTCCAATGAACACGATGCTCGAGTTCTTTGGTTAGGCGTTCAGAAAAAAAGGTACTTAGGTGAATTTAAGTATGCTCTGGATGATTTGCTACTGGAGCGCGGACTGATTCAACATCCAGACGCTAGAGAATTCAAACCTCATTTGACCTTCGGAAGACTTCGCAATCCTCGCAGTGTGAAAGACATGATTTCACCCTTCAAAAGAAAAAGTTTTGGAAAAATTCATGTGAATGAAATCGTGCTTTATGAATCAAAACTTCAGGGAGTTTTCCCCGTGTATACGCCGATTTTACGTTGCCCTCTGACGGGAGAAGAAAAGCTTGTGGAAGAAGAGGCCTTTCCGATTATCGCGCCATAA
- a CDS encoding LysR family transcriptional regulator, with product MPVKVANQMQWLNYHHLHYFYTIAKEGSIAKAAEKLKIGQPSLSTQLRQLEESLGKDLFERRKQRLHLTEAGKLAYEYADQVFHLGSEMVEALHDRLQNNRVHVQIGALDSVPKHILLEIILQAYKQGNCSVSVVEGGGSELLRELSAHQIDLLLANYPPNVDTKSIYARPIAKLDVVVCASAKYKHLKKGFPQSLEGQPFVFPTVHSKLRRDLDHYFKVNGIRVDRIAETQDTSLQILLGQEGVGLIPISSMAANELIKEKKLVVLGTLKGVSEEIWLAAADRKINNPVAAKLMKGFSL from the coding sequence ATGCCTGTTAAAGTAGCAAACCAAATGCAGTGGCTTAATTATCATCACCTTCACTACTTTTATACAATCGCTAAAGAGGGGAGCATTGCTAAAGCTGCTGAAAAACTTAAAATCGGACAGCCTTCCTTAAGCACTCAATTACGCCAACTGGAAGAGTCATTAGGCAAAGATCTTTTTGAACGCCGTAAGCAAAGGCTGCATCTGACAGAGGCAGGAAAGTTGGCTTACGAATATGCGGACCAGGTGTTCCATTTAGGTTCAGAAATGGTGGAGGCTCTGCATGACCGTCTTCAAAACAATCGCGTGCACGTGCAGATAGGCGCTTTGGACAGCGTGCCCAAACACATCCTGTTAGAAATTATTCTGCAGGCCTATAAGCAAGGGAATTGTTCGGTGTCGGTCGTTGAGGGAGGAGGCAGTGAACTTTTGCGAGAGCTCAGCGCCCATCAAATTGACTTGCTTCTTGCCAACTATCCGCCCAACGTTGACACCAAAAGCATTTATGCCCGACCTATTGCGAAGCTGGATGTCGTGGTTTGTGCATCGGCGAAATACAAACATTTGAAGAAAGGCTTTCCGCAATCTTTAGAAGGTCAGCCCTTTGTCTTTCCCACGGTGCATAGCAAATTACGTCGAGATTTAGATCACTACTTCAAGGTCAATGGTATCAGAGTTGATCGCATCGCCGAAACTCAAGACACAAGTTTGCAAATACTTTTAGGTCAGGAAGGCGTCGGTCTGATACCGATTTCCTCAATGGCTGCCAATGAGCTTATCAAAGAAAAGAAGCTGGTGGTGTTAGGAACATTAAAAGGCGTGAGTGAAGAGATCTGGCTTGCGGCGGCAGACCGAAAGATCAACAATCCGGTCGCCGCAAAGCTTATGAAGGGATTTAGTTTGTAG